One Corynebacterium marinum DSM 44953 DNA window includes the following coding sequences:
- a CDS encoding ParA family protein: MRISFVHTKGGVGKTTSSIFLATAAARRGIVVELFDADPQGSAMRWAEIANHNGDPLEFPTEPINAKKLQSLKKTDDWQIIDTPPGSAAEIQAAIDTADLVIVPTHPSPLDIDRVWPTLDTLTHKNAAVLLIGVHERRRLYQETRDVFEDQGIQTFASFVPEREDIKATFGTNPHELYTFDEICEEILGIEEMF; encoded by the coding sequence ATGCGTATATCATTCGTCCACACCAAGGGAGGTGTGGGCAAAACAACTAGCTCTATTTTCTTGGCGACCGCTGCCGCACGACGTGGCATCGTTGTTGAATTGTTTGACGCTGACCCACAGGGGTCAGCTATGCGTTGGGCAGAAATTGCCAACCACAACGGTGACCCACTGGAATTTCCTACTGAGCCTATCAACGCAAAGAAACTGCAGTCACTTAAAAAAACTGACGACTGGCAAATTATCGACACCCCTCCGGGATCAGCCGCAGAAATCCAGGCCGCCATTGACACCGCCGACCTTGTCATCGTCCCAACCCACCCTTCCCCCTTGGACATCGACCGAGTATGGCCGACGCTAGACACCTTGACTCATAAGAATGCAGCCGTGCTACTGATTGGCGTTCACGAGCGCCGCAGGCTGTACCAAGAAACCCGTGACGTTTTTGAAGACCAAGGAATCCAAACCTTCGCATCCTTCGTCCCAGAACGCGAAGATATCAAAGCGACCTTTGGAACCAACCCCCACGAGCTTTACACATTCGACGAAATCTGCGAAGAAATTCTAGGAATTGAGGAGATGTTCTAA
- a CDS encoding site-specific DNA-methyltransferase gives MEDCMGRRPQKLELTWFNKDKALIPTEEGKYGYTWVDSKDPRYCETHTLVIEDIIRGELSPKEDRITYSERADLLPTEDNLLILGESGDVLEALTRVPELAEKYVGEVKCVYIDPPFNTAQTFANYEDNLEHSIWLTMMRDRLIHLRQLLSDDGSIWIHLDDVENHRMRVLMDEIFGAANFVAEVVWQKADSPRSSSKGFSVDHDIILVYRKSETFTFNRLPRSAAANSRFSNPDNDPNGPWWDDNPTANKGDGGAGMCYAIQNPLTGEMQYPGRGRHWSLGQRDILAAMNEWAPYRLEDLHDEEHRAAIEGIPLSRAKTGIKALVLDVPVEEARELVEKRRQAGPLPRYLIRSKGSIGRKMYVPSTGMVPRTWWTNEEVGHNREAKAEIKALTPGTKPFATPKPERLLERIIHIASNPGDIVLDVFAGSGTTAAVAHKMGRRWVTCELLEDTMERFTRPRLARVINGEDPGGVTMATDLEPKIDRVKVPQKNTPEDMKDAVTLIGRVLQQEGLPTDDIAALTEARKLLAMRNKEVINWRGGGSFRVARLSPSCFDYDPNLDLVTLTEAATGQVLVESVAANLNFRLTPDHRYFHGVRGAMRLVVVEGRLDRAKVDDLIAHLADGEGLTIAATEIDDGVRQYLRSLGRGCRAVHVPSEIFTYSSAKEQ, from the coding sequence ATGGAGGATTGTATGGGCCGGCGGCCTCAGAAGCTGGAACTGACCTGGTTCAATAAAGATAAGGCCCTCATCCCGACCGAGGAAGGCAAATACGGCTACACCTGGGTTGATTCCAAAGATCCCCGCTACTGCGAAACCCACACCCTCGTCATTGAGGACATCATTCGTGGCGAGCTGTCCCCGAAAGAAGACAGGATCACCTATTCCGAGCGGGCCGATCTGCTCCCCACTGAGGACAACCTCCTCATCCTCGGTGAATCCGGAGACGTCCTCGAGGCCCTTACCCGGGTTCCGGAGCTAGCGGAAAAATACGTCGGCGAGGTCAAATGCGTCTACATCGACCCCCCGTTTAACACCGCCCAGACGTTTGCCAACTACGAGGACAATCTCGAGCACTCCATCTGGTTGACCATGATGCGCGACCGCCTCATTCACCTGCGTCAGCTGCTCTCCGACGACGGCTCGATCTGGATCCACCTTGACGACGTCGAAAACCACCGTATGCGCGTCCTCATGGACGAGATATTTGGGGCTGCGAACTTCGTGGCAGAGGTAGTTTGGCAGAAGGCCGACTCTCCTCGTTCGAGTTCCAAGGGGTTCTCCGTCGACCACGATATCATTCTTGTCTACCGCAAGTCGGAAACTTTTACATTCAATCGGCTTCCTCGCTCCGCTGCGGCCAACTCGCGCTTTTCTAACCCTGATAATGATCCGAACGGCCCATGGTGGGACGATAACCCCACGGCGAATAAGGGGGATGGCGGAGCTGGAATGTGCTACGCGATTCAAAATCCCTTAACGGGTGAAATGCAGTATCCAGGGCGAGGCCGACACTGGAGTCTGGGGCAGAGGGACATCCTCGCCGCGATGAACGAATGGGCACCATACCGGCTCGAGGATCTCCATGATGAAGAACACCGTGCCGCGATAGAAGGAATTCCACTTAGCCGGGCAAAAACCGGCATCAAAGCGTTGGTTCTCGATGTGCCCGTCGAAGAAGCTCGTGAGTTGGTAGAAAAACGGCGTCAAGCTGGACCGCTTCCCAGGTACCTCATCCGTTCGAAGGGAAGCATCGGTCGAAAAATGTATGTGCCTTCTACCGGAATGGTCCCCCGTACATGGTGGACTAACGAAGAGGTAGGACATAATCGCGAAGCCAAAGCAGAAATTAAGGCACTCACTCCAGGAACGAAGCCCTTCGCCACGCCGAAACCTGAGCGACTGCTCGAACGCATTATTCACATCGCTTCTAACCCGGGTGACATCGTTCTTGACGTCTTCGCGGGGTCGGGTACCACGGCTGCAGTGGCGCACAAGATGGGTCGCCGGTGGGTAACCTGCGAGCTTCTTGAGGACACGATGGAGCGGTTCACCCGGCCGCGGCTGGCCAGAGTCATCAACGGTGAGGACCCGGGAGGGGTGACCATGGCTACCGATCTGGAACCCAAGATCGATCGTGTCAAGGTTCCGCAGAAGAATACTCCCGAGGACATGAAGGACGCTGTTACTCTCATCGGCCGCGTTCTACAGCAGGAAGGCCTTCCAACCGACGACATTGCAGCGCTTACGGAAGCACGAAAGCTGTTAGCTATGCGGAATAAAGAGGTGATCAACTGGCGTGGTGGTGGGTCCTTCAGGGTGGCCCGGTTGTCGCCGTCGTGTTTTGACTACGACCCAAACCTTGACTTGGTGACCCTGACTGAGGCTGCCACCGGCCAGGTACTGGTGGAGTCGGTGGCAGCAAACCTAAACTTCCGTCTAACCCCAGATCACCGTTACTTCCACGGGGTGCGCGGGGCGATGCGTCTGGTCGTGGTGGAAGGCCGGTTGGACAGGGCCAAAGTCGATGACCTCATCGCGCACCTGGCAGATGGTGAAGGTTTGACGATTGCGGCGACTGAGATCGACGACGGCGTGCGCCAGTACCTCCGTTCCCTGGGCCGGGGTTGTCGAGCTGTGCATGTCCCCAGTGAGATCTTCACCTACTCAAGCGCGAAGGAGCAATAG
- a CDS encoding replication initiation protein has protein sequence MSLPNDHVSGTTRHVEDLLFTGGLEDTPAGCTDRDALISHLGRDVLHGSRGRDFAAAYFTTKDGTRAPRMYRVDSDALGKCEYVQLTHKQYAAVLVVDIDIPGTSGGHPIHLNDEVKEKFSQLINHHLDPAWVGINPVNGKCQVIWLINPIYADKDGQSPHMALLAAATKTLGEWMGHDSHFSHRFSRSPFYTGDSPTAYRWYRQHHRVYRLGDLLTGVRSMIGQTQYSKPQQRFSSGRELINAVKARREEAERFKALAQDVETELAGQLDYYDPELVQGVRVLWVREGRAARDETAFRHALKTGHRLRQAGQRMTDAAIIDAYEQAYTVAQEVGSDGRKSEMPLMRDRQTMARRVRGYVTTSKNESYSFSSDVGQATNAERKALATMGRRGGKKAAERWETDPEGEYAQGRRAVMEKTHRKKRVQGQTSRAKIQALIGQAYVETGKLPTRKEIMAETGFSEATVKRHVRSLRQAGLLPQ, from the coding sequence ATGAGTCTACCCAACGACCATGTGTCTGGCACAACCAGACACGTCGAAGATCTCCTATTTACCGGAGGTCTTGAAGACACACCTGCCGGCTGCACCGATCGTGATGCGCTGATAAGTCACCTAGGACGTGACGTCTTACACGGGAGCCGGGGGCGCGATTTCGCAGCGGCATACTTCACGACAAAAGACGGCACTCGTGCGCCACGCATGTATCGCGTCGACTCAGATGCTCTCGGAAAATGCGAATATGTTCAGCTCACTCATAAGCAATATGCGGCGGTGTTAGTCGTCGACATTGATATTCCAGGTACTAGCGGTGGCCACCCCATTCACCTCAACGATGAGGTGAAAGAAAAATTTTCACAGCTGATTAACCACCACCTGGATCCTGCTTGGGTGGGCATTAATCCGGTGAACGGTAAATGCCAGGTGATCTGGCTGATCAACCCGATCTATGCCGATAAAGATGGACAATCACCTCATATGGCTTTACTAGCAGCAGCGACCAAGACTCTGGGAGAATGGATGGGACATGATTCCCACTTCTCTCACCGTTTTAGCCGGTCACCGTTTTATACCGGCGATTCCCCGACTGCATATCGGTGGTATCGCCAGCACCACCGCGTCTACCGCCTGGGAGATTTACTTACAGGGGTGCGTTCGATGATCGGCCAAACTCAATACAGCAAGCCACAACAGCGTTTTTCCAGTGGCCGCGAACTGATTAATGCTGTGAAAGCACGTCGTGAGGAAGCCGAACGGTTTAAAGCTTTAGCACAGGATGTAGAAACAGAGCTTGCTGGACAGCTTGATTACTACGATCCGGAATTAGTCCAAGGAGTACGGGTTCTGTGGGTAAGGGAAGGGCGTGCCGCCAGGGATGAAACGGCATTTCGCCACGCGCTGAAAACAGGTCACCGTTTGCGCCAAGCTGGTCAACGGATGACAGATGCCGCGATCATTGATGCCTATGAGCAGGCTTATACGGTTGCTCAAGAGGTTGGATCTGATGGGCGTAAATCTGAGATGCCGCTGATGAGAGATCGACAGACAATGGCCAGACGTGTTCGTGGCTATGTCACTACGTCTAAAAACGAGTCGTATAGCTTCTCGTCAGACGTAGGTCAGGCGACAAATGCGGAGCGAAAAGCCTTGGCCACGATGGGACGTCGCGGTGGAAAGAAGGCAGCCGAGCGCTGGGAGACAGACCCAGAAGGAGAATACGCACAAGGACGACGGGCAGTTATGGAAAAGACACATCGAAAGAAGCGGGTTCAAGGACAGACCTCACGAGCTAAGATCCAAGCGCTTATCGGACAGGCTTACGTTGAAACAGGAAAGCTTCCTACGCGTAAAGAAATCATGGCGGAGACTGGTTTCTCTGAAGCCACAGTTAAACGCCATGTGAGGTCTTTACGCCAAGCGGGACTTCTCCCGCAGTAG
- the mobF gene encoding MobF family relaxase, with amino-acid sequence MLTIAKMHGDSVAYYESTVTTSDDKVSSPDDYYSEDGSQPATAWIQARTEAQASAVATALGVKNGAQVNGADVGQWFNHALAPSGHKLGRAPKSSGVPGFDLTFCAPKSVSLIWGLTNDTDVRSTVDRAHHRAVTTALSYLSEHAGYTRRADDHDRSAMIIDRVEALSGVRYEHRTSRAGDPHLHAHVLLANKQLCRDGKWRALDGVSLYHEARAAGTIYQAVLREELSRMLGVAWADTVHGCAEIVGLDDRGLIEDFSTRAREIDQWAADNGVGSDAAFERIGQKKTRQVKDLDTPLSELEQNWKARVAETAASQFVAALSPHSHSPQPVALPTVDEVLEAVTRERSTFTRADVVEAATELLPVGAVAAEQIYDTVEHLADQVCGGQVAWTVTPEKDRQVDRSAREGSQRFTSEAVVEEVNRGIDLATTVTGLGVSSSMIAPVEGQLSADQAEAMRAVVSSRYLASVVIAPAGAGKTSSLKAARKAWEQAGKQVIGLAPTGKAADVMVGENVAHSSSTLARVLRGVEDQDVEQAVATLGWTTDHVIVVDEAGMVSTPEMVRVLELAHAADARVVLVGDPYQYGAVKARGGLLATLAHEVPDAVELREVFRQHDEKERVASKRLRTGVLPDVERAADFYAGASRLHAGSVTAMLDDALAGWREDVAAGKDSLLVASTHDYVDALNRAAQQTMIAAGVVDGAEAIELAAGQYAHVGDTILTRRNDYELTTNSGDVVRNGQRWQVEAIDGDGFVLARRLDDTAATVRLHPAYLAEHVQLGYASTGHAAQGATVDVARVVAGVGQIDRAGVYVPLTRGREANYLYMAESMPGDSDTGHGTTTPTQRRESAQYARDLLVQAATRSHSDQSPHEVHRQARLDWGLSRLSSNLPTGESPFRGTRMAQVVDQRAEKRLERVQEFYATSNTAVRVKQAVKRARDKDRTDTLSSISGVDQPFSADYLSMSPEELSATMQKQMQEPAQRKKTPHEEEKARISAKIEHCEQEVSDLRAQVSELELARRDADRELSQANRHIYELDNRIHAKEVEREQRGFLAKAFKPREGLDQIEQLMIERDQQQIYRDQCEHKVADVKADLDQARTAYQTAQDKHVDAVQELSSVNLNPLLLHDGELNLAESHHDDTAADDYDHTSSWEHSSHNDNGMDL; translated from the coding sequence GTGCTCACGATTGCAAAAATGCACGGCGATTCCGTGGCTTACTATGAGTCCACTGTCACCACTTCCGACGATAAAGTTTCTAGTCCTGATGACTACTATTCCGAGGACGGCTCCCAGCCTGCGACCGCGTGGATTCAGGCACGCACCGAAGCCCAAGCATCTGCTGTGGCGACTGCGCTCGGTGTTAAAAACGGCGCACAGGTTAATGGTGCAGATGTAGGTCAGTGGTTTAATCACGCGCTTGCCCCGAGCGGGCACAAACTTGGCCGCGCACCAAAAAGCAGTGGCGTGCCCGGATTTGATTTAACGTTTTGCGCGCCAAAAAGTGTGTCCCTCATCTGGGGGCTGACCAATGACACGGATGTTCGATCAACTGTTGACCGAGCACACCACCGCGCGGTGACGACTGCGCTGTCGTATCTGTCTGAGCACGCAGGCTATACCCGTCGTGCTGATGATCATGATCGCTCTGCGATGATCATTGATCGCGTCGAAGCATTATCGGGTGTGCGCTATGAACACCGCACCAGTCGAGCCGGTGATCCTCATCTTCACGCACACGTCTTGCTAGCTAATAAGCAACTGTGCCGCGATGGCAAGTGGCGCGCTCTAGATGGTGTGAGTTTGTATCACGAGGCACGTGCGGCTGGCACCATCTATCAAGCCGTGCTGCGTGAAGAGCTCTCCCGCATGCTCGGTGTGGCATGGGCAGACACTGTGCATGGGTGTGCGGAGATTGTTGGTCTTGATGACCGTGGGCTGATTGAGGATTTTTCTACTCGTGCTCGCGAGATTGATCAGTGGGCAGCTGATAACGGTGTGGGCTCTGATGCTGCGTTTGAGCGCATCGGGCAGAAGAAAACCCGCCAGGTCAAAGACCTTGATACGCCACTGTCTGAGTTGGAGCAGAACTGGAAAGCCCGCGTGGCAGAGACTGCTGCGTCACAGTTTGTTGCGGCGCTCTCCCCACACAGCCATAGCCCACAACCGGTGGCACTACCGACCGTCGATGAGGTACTAGAAGCGGTAACGCGTGAACGCTCCACGTTTACCCGTGCTGATGTTGTTGAAGCTGCCACAGAACTCCTGCCCGTTGGAGCAGTGGCGGCTGAGCAGATTTATGACACGGTTGAGCACTTGGCTGATCAAGTCTGTGGCGGCCAGGTGGCGTGGACGGTGACTCCGGAAAAAGATCGACAGGTTGATCGTAGTGCTCGTGAAGGCTCGCAGCGTTTTACCTCCGAAGCAGTGGTCGAGGAAGTCAATCGCGGTATTGATCTAGCGACCACGGTGACCGGTCTCGGTGTGTCGTCGTCGATGATTGCGCCTGTTGAGGGGCAGTTGTCTGCTGATCAGGCTGAGGCGATGCGCGCGGTGGTGTCGTCTCGTTATCTTGCCAGTGTGGTGATTGCGCCTGCTGGTGCGGGTAAAACCTCTAGTTTGAAAGCTGCTCGAAAAGCGTGGGAGCAGGCAGGTAAACAGGTCATAGGTCTTGCCCCGACCGGTAAAGCCGCTGATGTCATGGTTGGTGAAAATGTTGCGCATTCTTCCTCCACGTTGGCGCGGGTACTGCGCGGAGTAGAAGACCAGGACGTTGAGCAGGCAGTGGCCACCTTGGGGTGGACGACAGATCACGTCATCGTCGTTGATGAAGCAGGCATGGTTTCAACCCCTGAGATGGTACGAGTCTTAGAGCTTGCTCATGCCGCTGATGCGCGGGTCGTATTGGTGGGTGATCCGTATCAGTATGGTGCGGTGAAAGCCCGGGGTGGTTTGCTTGCCACCTTGGCACATGAGGTGCCTGATGCGGTGGAGCTGCGTGAAGTCTTCCGCCAGCATGACGAGAAAGAACGTGTGGCATCAAAACGGTTGCGTACTGGGGTACTGCCCGATGTGGAACGTGCTGCTGATTTCTACGCTGGTGCTAGTCGTTTGCATGCTGGATCGGTGACTGCGATGTTGGATGATGCGCTGGCTGGGTGGCGTGAGGATGTTGCTGCGGGCAAGGACTCGTTGTTGGTGGCATCGACCCATGATTATGTTGATGCGTTAAACCGTGCGGCACAGCAGACCATGATTGCTGCTGGTGTGGTGGATGGTGCTGAGGCTATCGAGTTGGCTGCAGGTCAGTATGCCCATGTTGGGGATACGATTTTGACCCGCCGCAATGACTATGAGCTAACCACCAATAGTGGTGATGTGGTGCGTAATGGGCAGCGTTGGCAGGTGGAGGCTATCGATGGTGATGGTTTCGTGCTGGCACGTCGACTCGATGACACGGCCGCGACCGTGCGGCTTCATCCTGCTTATCTGGCCGAGCATGTGCAGTTGGGTTATGCCTCTACTGGTCATGCTGCTCAAGGTGCAACAGTGGATGTGGCACGTGTGGTCGCAGGTGTTGGCCAGATTGATCGAGCAGGAGTGTATGTGCCGCTTACTCGTGGGCGGGAAGCTAATTATTTGTATATGGCTGAATCCATGCCAGGTGATAGTGACACTGGGCATGGCACAACGACCCCGACGCAGCGTCGTGAATCAGCTCAGTATGCACGTGATCTGTTGGTGCAGGCAGCAACCCGTAGTCATAGTGATCAAAGCCCTCATGAGGTACATCGTCAGGCTCGCCTGGATTGGGGCTTGTCTCGGTTGTCGAGCAATCTACCCACTGGTGAAAGCCCGTTTCGGGGTACGCGTATGGCGCAGGTCGTGGATCAGCGTGCAGAAAAGCGGCTAGAACGGGTGCAGGAGTTTTATGCCACGAGTAATACAGCTGTGCGTGTGAAGCAGGCGGTAAAGCGAGCACGAGATAAAGACCGTACGGATACATTGTCATCCATTTCTGGTGTAGATCAGCCATTTTCAGCGGATTACTTGTCGATGAGTCCAGAAGAACTTTCTGCGACTATGCAGAAGCAGATGCAGGAGCCAGCACAGCGTAAGAAAACCCCGCATGAGGAGGAAAAAGCTCGCATCAGCGCGAAGATTGAGCACTGTGAGCAGGAGGTCTCTGATTTACGTGCTCAGGTTAGTGAGCTGGAACTTGCTCGTCGTGATGCTGATCGTGAGCTTTCTCAAGCCAACCGCCACATTTATGAGCTAGACAACCGTATTCACGCTAAAGAGGTAGAGCGTGAGCAGCGCGGTTTTCTTGCCAAAGCGTTTAAACCACGTGAAGGTTTAGACCAGATCGAGCAGTTAATGATCGAGCGTGATCAGCAGCAGATTTATCGTGATCAGTGCGAGCACAAGGTTGCTGACGTAAAAGCGGATCTTGATCAGGCACGCACGGCGTATCAGACAGCGCAAGATAAGCACGTGGACGCAGTACAGGAACTGAGCTCCGTAAACCTTAATCCGCTACTGCTACATGACGGTGAGCTTAACCTCGCTGAGTCGCATCATGATGACACCGCAGCAGATGACTATGACCACACCAGCAGCTGGGAGCACTCGTCTCACAACGACAACGGTATGGATCTCTAA